The genomic stretch actgggtgagtgtttgagtgactgggtgattgtctgaaactgttcacaggtgtgagtgtgtgagagtgactgggtgattgtctgaaactgttcacaggtgtgagtgtgtgagagtgactgggtgagtgtgtgagtgactgggtgagtgtctgaaacttcacaggtgtgagtatgtgagagtgactgggtaagtgtgtgagtgactgcctgggtgagtgtgtgagtgactgggtgagtgtctgaaacttcacaagcgtgagtgtgtgtgagtgactgggtgagtgtgtgagtgtctgaaactgttcacaggtgtgagtatgtgagagtgactgggtaagtgtgtgagtgattgggtgagtgtgtgaaactgtcctcaggtgtgagtgtatgagagtgactgagtgagtgtttgagtaactgggtaagtgtgtgagactgtctacaggtgtgagtgtgagtgactgactgagtgtgtgtgtgtgtgagagagagagtgactgactgagtgtgtgtgtgtgaatgtgtgggtgagtgtgagagtgactgggaaagtatgtgagtgtgactgggtaagtgtgtgagtgattgggtgagtgtgtgaaactgtcctcaggtgtgagtgtatgagagtgactgagtgagtgtgtgagtaactgggtaagtgtgtgagactgtctacaggtgtgagtgtgagtgactgactgagtgtgtgtgtgtgtgtgagagagagtgactgactgagtgtgtgtgtgtgaatttgtgtgtgtgtgtgagagtgactgggtgagtgtgagagtgactgggtaagtatgtgagtgtgactgggtaagtgtgtgagtgattgggtgagtgtgtgaaactgtcctcaagtgtgtgtatgagagtgactgagtgagtgtgtgagtaactgggtaagtgtgtgagactgtctacaggtgtgagtgtgagtgactgactgagtgtgtgtgtgtgtgtgagagagagtgactgactgagtgtatgtgtgtgaatgtgtgagagtgactgggtgagtgtgagagtgactgggtaagtgtgtgagagtgactgattgagtgtgtgagactgtctacaggtgtgagtgtgagtgactgactgagtgtgtgtgtgtgtgtttgtgtttgcgaatatgtgtgtgggtgtgtgtgtgtgtgtttgagagagtgactgactgagtgtgtgtgtgtgtgtgtgtgtgtgtgtgactgggtgattgtgtgggATCCTTCTGCTTTTGATGAAtaattccagataggctcccGGCCCAATGTGACcgatgattgaatgaatgaatgaatgcatgaatgaatgaatgaatgaaaattccTTGGTACAAGATCACATCATTTCTTTCAGGTTGAACTTGTAAAAACTGTATGAAATATTCTGTCTTGGGGAAATGTggaagtacacacacacacacacacacacacacacagaggctatGTAATCTGTTTAATTGAACCTGACTTTGAATAAGTAAACAAATGAGGAAATTCACAGGGGGCACCTGATCCCACTGAGTTTTAATGGATTGGAGATTTCTATCCGGTGTGTATCTGAGTAAACACGGCGGCCTTATCTCCAGAGTGACATGTCGCAGTGTCGTCTGCATCGAGTTTCCGCTCTTAAGAGGCGCTGAACTCCTGATACGGGACCTGGTCCCTCGCCAAGCGATTCGCCGACTCAGCCGCGTGGCTTTAATTGCTCCAGCTCCATTATCCGTGTCCTGATATAAGATCAATGAGATTAATCTCGGAAAATCCGAAATAAATATCCCACCCCACTCGCCAAGCGTGAAACCAGAGAGCGCCGACATGCTCTGGATTTACAAGTTTCAAATGTgttcatcatttccacatgaataaaatacacagatcagccttAACATTAGAGCTTCTTTATTTCtgcactcagctccactgagcatGTAGGACCCCTGCGGGACCAGCACAGTGCAGGTCGTAGTTcattaaaactccagcatcactgctgtgcctgatccactcgcaccacaCACACTGGGCCCTGAGCAtcaaagaacagggtgaaacaaAGTAGGCAGCAccatagatggactacagtctgtaatagtaaagcaacaaagtgctcctggatggtcagaggagctgagagagtggacagtgagtgcagaaacaaggcgGTGCTTTTAACAGGGACACATCCACTTCAGCTACTTTAAGTAACACACACGGTTCATACATTATATAAAAGCATGCGCCTAATTTCACCACGTCTAATGCCAAGCATCGGCAAGAAGAGCATAAAGCACACGTAGAATCTCTtttggctgccatcaaatcctaacagcaatgttccaacatttaaaACCGATTGACGCCGATTAATGCGCTTATcttcagaagaaacattgaagacatgtccccaaacttttgaccaCGTTGTGTAACCTTCTGAAATAAGGAAGAAAACTGGTTCTGCATTGGTGTGTTAGCAAAATGAATTCTAGAtctcattcattcgttcattcactcactcactcattcatttaatcaaatcaaatcaaatcaaatttatttatatagcgcttttcacaactgatgttgtcacaaagcagcttcacagaattccagtaagacaagttttatatataaatgtgtaaaaagtaaatgtgtaatttactggtgagtaaattacacatactccacctcctttgcctgatattcttgggctatgtgcataattatagcctaggggggtggcttcatttagtgctaaatattcatttggtttaagccacgtttccgtgagacagaaaacattgaatttatgatcacttataatatcatttacgatgagtgcttttgagtttagcgatcttatgttgagtaacccaaattttagttctgaggtgttgctgctaggtgttgtgtatgatttaatattgattaggttgctgaaacaggctgattttgtttttctacttttacatttagttcgggggaaagacacagtctcaatacagttgaacctgggtgacgcctcaagacagttcgcagacggtcggtttagcctgtctgtctgcggcctggtcccggctctggattgtcagcagctatctacactactctgccgactaCTCTGCCGATTCATTCATGCACATTCTGTGAGCCCTTCATCATAATCTGGGCAACGGTGAGCCCCCGATCCTCCTGGAATCCCTGGGGGGCAAAGCCAGAAGAGGCTTCGGTCCATCACCACGCTAGATCTTATTCTTAAGTAATGTAAATAAAGGAGCAATGCTGGAGCATTCATACTGGATCCATTTATTCATATCACTGATTGGATGAGACTAGCTGTTGTTTTTGCCCATGGTGTTTATATTTGGTTCACgtagagataaagaaagagaacacGAACATCCGCAACAAGAGAATCTACGCCAGTCAAAGCACCATCTCTGTATTTCACTGACAAATTTATTAAAGACCTGTATCacttaatcatcatcatcatcatcattagaGAATAAATAAGACATAAAACATctttcacataaacaaacacttaGATTTAGCCTAAGACCAGGCTGCTTCAGTAGAGCGAAACGAACAAGATACAtctgaaacacacaaatgcatagAAGTAGTCCTAGAGAATAATGAGAGACAACAACTACAACTTGTCTATCCCTGTTTGcttgtattcattttttttgcaACATGTACAAAGTcctaaatattttttcatatatgtAGTTGTGATGTTCGGAGGAGGgttgtataaaaataaagactCCACAATGCTGAGTTGCGATAGACTGTATATATAGACATTTGGCAACGACCAGACACTTGGACCAAAACTGGCGATGTTACACTTAGACATTGAGAAGAGACAGGAAAGGTAAAGTCCAGTCTTGTATACGTCTGTGTTAGGGGTCAGATATTAAGGGGCAAGATCTCCTTATCTTcatttgagtgtgtgtagccTTGTCTTTAAAGCACCAATCAGTGGTGATGGTGCTGTGCTATTGGAAAAGAGTAAAACAATCTGCATTGTTTATGTCTCAGGCATCTTGGTAGATTTGACTTGGTTGTCTTTACCCAGGCTCACTTGACTGTAACCAAAAGTTGGTTGTCTTTTTTGTCATTGCCATACTACGTTAAAAGGCAAACGCAAGCCCAGTCCCAGTTTTCAGGAGAGTCCAAAATGTTTTCAGTCTTCTTGTAAGAACTCACCGAGTGGACAGTACCCAAAAAATCTGTTCCTGGATTGTTAGAGTGGAGTTTAAGGTCCAATCCCTTGGAGCGATTCACTGGTCCAAAACGGATACTTCTCGTACCATGCAGACGACGATAAAGACAATGATTCTGACGTTACAGCGAAGTGACGTACCCTCCGACAGTCATCCTACAAAGTTCCCCATCGAGAGGGAACTCAACACAAGCCATCCCATGCATTTTTAGCCATTTCTGCACAGTTGCTCGTCCACGGTCATCAAAACTGGCTGTGGTCCACCTCGTCCAGCCAAGATGCCGGACTTGCTGGAAAGTCCGGGTAGCCTCCACTGCTTCCGGTTGAAATATCTGAACTGGGGCCATTTCCTCCACCCACCATTCGCACGTTCTGACCCATTCCGGGTCCCCCGCCACTCTGGCCAACCATGGACAGGCCAGAGTCTGGGTAGACCAGACTGGAGATGAGAGGTTGCTGCCTGGGCATTGCCTGCAGGGATCCTGGGGACTGTGGCAGGCCGTAGGGGCTGCTGGCTCTCAGGTCGTGGTACTGGTCCTGGGACGGAAGCACAGCTCCGTGGTCCAGAGGAAAAGAAGGATGAGGTCCTCCCTGTCGACCCAAAGCTGGGGAACTGTCGCTCAAACTGCTGTAGATGCCGTTGGAGTGGCCCAGTTCGGACATGGGGGGCTCATCTGTACAAACAGAGATGAGTAATTAGATGTTAAATAACAACAAGTAGACACCAGTTGACTCAATGATTTGATTCAGTTTGATCCCAGTTGTCATTCTGATTCTTTAGACAATGAATCAATAAATTATGAAGTCTTTAATGTTCATCAAGAACAAGTCAGTAACTGACTGAATAAATACTTATTACTGGAGGAACTGTGTATTCAGTGACAGAATACAGACAATATTTAATCctgaataatacaatataaaCTATTATATTAGATATTAATATAACACACTCCTGTACCTGTGAAAGAAACCTCTGCATCACTATCCATGCCCTCCTCCTGGATGCTGTCTTTATCTGATTTAGAGCTGCCCCTTGACCGCTTCATGTTCCGAAAGTATTGACCCCACCTCTGCCTTCCTGCATCCTTCTTCAGCCTCTTTTCTTTCGCTCTTCTGTTCTGGAACCACACCTGTGATGAAGAGGGTTTCAGGATTTAGTCATGTGTCCTAAATATTCTGAGGCTAAAGCAAACGGAAAGGTTTTAAACGAATAGTGAAACCGATATTTGGTTTtgaaaacacaacattaaaatattctctttaaaataaaggtgctatgAAAGATTATTTGAGTGATAGAAGCCCTAGAAGAATCgcttggttccataaagaagcatttttgtttaagaaatgcatgtgtgaagaacccttttaaaggtttaaaaatccaccaCTCGGCCTTAAGgctttttacccatttaaacatatcattcattcattcattcattatctgtaacatcttatccaattcagggtcgcggtgggtccagagcctacctggaatcattgggcg from Hoplias malabaricus isolate fHopMal1 chromosome 2, fHopMal1.hap1, whole genome shotgun sequence encodes the following:
- the lhx3 gene encoding LIM/homeobox protein Lhx3 isoform X1 codes for the protein MLLEHPGSSCQNAGSYSRYSASQGKHIPVCAGCTQPIVDRFILKVLERHFHSKCLKCSDCGSPLSEKCFSRGESVYCKEDFFKRFGTKCAACQQGIPPTQVVRRAQDFVYHLHCFACIVCKRQLATGDEYYLMEDSRLVCKADYETAKQREADSTAKRPRTTITAKQLETLKNAYNNSPKPARHVREQLSSETGLDMRVVQVWFQNRRAKEKRLKKDAGRQRWGQYFRNMKRSRGSSKSDKDSIQEEGMDSDAEVSFTDEPPMSELGHSNGIYSSLSDSSPALGRQGGPHPSFPLDHGAVLPSQDQYHDLRASSPYGLPQSPGSLQAMPRQQPLISSLVYPDSGLSMVGQSGGGPGMGQNVRMVGGGNGPSSDISTGSSGGYPDFPASPASWLDEVDHSQF
- the lhx3 gene encoding LIM/homeobox protein Lhx3 isoform X2 is translated as MLLEHPGSSCQNAGSYSRYSASQDIPVCAGCTQPIVDRFILKVLERHFHSKCLKCSDCGSPLSEKCFSRGESVYCKEDFFKRFGTKCAACQQGIPPTQVVRRAQDFVYHLHCFACIVCKRQLATGDEYYLMEDSRLVCKADYETAKQREADSTAKRPRTTITAKQLETLKNAYNNSPKPARHVREQLSSETGLDMRVVQVWFQNRRAKEKRLKKDAGRQRWGQYFRNMKRSRGSSKSDKDSIQEEGMDSDAEVSFTDEPPMSELGHSNGIYSSLSDSSPALGRQGGPHPSFPLDHGAVLPSQDQYHDLRASSPYGLPQSPGSLQAMPRQQPLISSLVYPDSGLSMVGQSGGGPGMGQNVRMVGGGNGPSSDISTGSSGGYPDFPASPASWLDEVDHSQF